A part of Mesoplodon densirostris isolate mMesDen1 chromosome 10, mMesDen1 primary haplotype, whole genome shotgun sequence genomic DNA contains:
- the LOC132497770 gene encoding beta-defensin 110-like isoform X2 — protein sequence MKIHLFFFILLFWVTILPARSELEPKYRFERCQEVKGICKAFCDDIEYDYGYCIKWRIRYCI from the exons ATGAAgattcatctctttttctttattctactcttttGGGTCACAATTTTACCAG CCAGAAGTGAACTTGAACCAAAGTATAGATTTGAGAGATGCCAAGAAGTGAAAGGAATATGTAAAGCATTTTGTGATGACATTGAGTATGATTACGGATACTGCATTAAATGGAGAATTCGGTATTGCATATAA
- the LOC132497770 gene encoding beta-defensin 110-like isoform X1: MKIHLFFFILLFWVTILPARKRYPHYGSLDLRRECRRGNGRCQPECHNTEVRIAYCIRPGTHCCLQK, from the exons ATGAAgattcatctctttttctttattctactcttttGGGTCACAATTTTACCAG CCAGAAAAAGATATCCTCACTATGGTAGCTTGGATTTGAGGAGAGAGTGCAGAAGGGGTAATGGACGATGTCAACCTGAGTGCCATAACACTGAAGTTAGGATTGCTTACTGCATAAGACCTGGAACTCATTGCTGCTTGCAGAAGTAA